One stretch of Prunus persica cultivar Lovell chromosome G1, Prunus_persica_NCBIv2, whole genome shotgun sequence DNA includes these proteins:
- the LOC18790487 gene encoding NAC domain-containing protein 72 isoform X2: MGDPKATSLRSLPPGCRFYPSEEQLLRCYLSNKNDADLAQSGGYDLIRELDLYDHDPFDLPDSACYSYGHAGRKRHWFCYTVRVLKERRAKSGYWRRKGRDRDVVGRGGKAVLGRRTSFVFYLGNSPNTAVRTDWVLYQYAQVDHVKASFVLCRVFVRSRHGNRLSYNGVSSCAEESACTVRHIGIQHDGFHTPNIVETEVHGDNSAHRKNEMLNFPMRLDREINDRVKNGPVSISRLQPNGQVCRQKYPHDSKQMKSINLWLES; encoded by the exons ATGGGAGATCCTAAAGCGACGTCGTTGCGTTCGCTCCCTCCCGGTTGCCGATTCTACCCCTCCGAAGAGCAGCTTCTCCGCTGCTACCTCTCGAACAAGAACGACGCCGACCTGGCCCAATCCGGCGGCTACGATTTGATCAGAGAGCTTGACTTGTACGACCACGATCCATTTGACTTACCTGACAGCGCTTGCTATTCGTACGGTCACGCGGGGAGGAAGAGGCACTGGTTTTGCTACACGGTTAGGGTTTTGAAGGAGAGGAGAGCGAAGAGCGGGTATTGGAGGAGGAAAGGGAGGGATAGGGACGTGGTGGGCCGTGGAGGGAAGGCGGTGTTGGGGAGGAGGACGAgctttgtattttatttgggGAATTCGCCCAACACTGCTGTACGGACTGATTGGGTTCTCTATCAGTATGCTCAGGTCGATCATGTAaag GCTTCTTTTGTCCTGTGCCGAGTGTTTGTCAGATCTCGTCATGGAAATAGATTATCATATAATGGGGTAAGTTCTTGTGCTGAAGAAAGTGCTTGCACAGTTCGTCACATTGGAATTCAGCATGATGGATTTCATACTCCCAATATTGTTGAAACTGAAGTACATGGTGACAATTCTGCGCATAGGAAGAATGAGATGTTAAATTTTCCAATGAGACTGGACCGTGAGATAAATGACCGAGTCAAGAATGGGCCAGTTTCTATATCAAGACTTCAGCCTAATGGACAG GTTTGCCGTCAGAAATATCCACATGATTCCAAACAGATGAAAAGCATCAACCTATGGTTGGAGTCTTAA
- the LOC18790487 gene encoding NAC domain-containing protein 72 isoform X1 codes for MGDPKATSLRSLPPGCRFYPSEEQLLRCYLSNKNDADLAQSGGYDLIRELDLYDHDPFDLPDSACYSYGHAGRKRHWFCYTVRVLKERRAKSGYWRRKGRDRDVVGRGGKAVLGRRTSFVFYLGNSPNTAVRTDWVLYQYAQVDHVKASFVLCRVFVRSRHGNRLSYNGVSSCAEESACTVRHIGIQHDGFHTPNIVETEVHGDNSAHRKNEMLNFPMRLDREINDRVKNGPVSISRLQPNGQVPSSVLGGSNPIFLDDLETEHLLSIVEGDFIELDDLND; via the exons ATGGGAGATCCTAAAGCGACGTCGTTGCGTTCGCTCCCTCCCGGTTGCCGATTCTACCCCTCCGAAGAGCAGCTTCTCCGCTGCTACCTCTCGAACAAGAACGACGCCGACCTGGCCCAATCCGGCGGCTACGATTTGATCAGAGAGCTTGACTTGTACGACCACGATCCATTTGACTTACCTGACAGCGCTTGCTATTCGTACGGTCACGCGGGGAGGAAGAGGCACTGGTTTTGCTACACGGTTAGGGTTTTGAAGGAGAGGAGAGCGAAGAGCGGGTATTGGAGGAGGAAAGGGAGGGATAGGGACGTGGTGGGCCGTGGAGGGAAGGCGGTGTTGGGGAGGAGGACGAgctttgtattttatttgggGAATTCGCCCAACACTGCTGTACGGACTGATTGGGTTCTCTATCAGTATGCTCAGGTCGATCATGTAaag GCTTCTTTTGTCCTGTGCCGAGTGTTTGTCAGATCTCGTCATGGAAATAGATTATCATATAATGGGGTAAGTTCTTGTGCTGAAGAAAGTGCTTGCACAGTTCGTCACATTGGAATTCAGCATGATGGATTTCATACTCCCAATATTGTTGAAACTGAAGTACATGGTGACAATTCTGCGCATAGGAAGAATGAGATGTTAAATTTTCCAATGAGACTGGACCGTGAGATAAATGACCGAGTCAAGAATGGGCCAGTTTCTATATCAAGACTTCAGCCTAATGGACAG GTCCCGTCATCCGTGCTTGGTGGTAGTAATCCAATATTTCTTGATGATTTGGAAACTGAGCATTTACTTTCCATTGTAGAGGGTGATTTCATAGAGTTGGATGATCTGAACGATTGA
- the LOC18790907 gene encoding probable E3 ubiquitin-protein ligase RHG1A, with product MQGQRGTIGSLPEMLDFDHGSTSSDAIDQQICWNSTRNPAENRMPDYVQSPSDMNVGFVNSMGHERQHLSRWCLGEPSSSNSQTEVSRDERKPELGWSSSVDPSAEAASRLEERRYEPTNNLSLDNNVNAIFTQSSSSDAIPQNLNLNAGFAGHGGDNSQVMECPNTYKYNVSENERIRPPSSSDPFMLPSGSAGFLVGENDGRPGCSLEGRRVSCKRKAIEGNIGQSSVSGSCSYFQHTESGGRPSIPAHYNAGGSLSISAPSEQGNPRLGAGGRELTSDSLPDSNAGRSSEGSHRNFRVRINPSNQQNSIASARFSTGRAVRHSGVSSSQHSPSLLPVDHNMDLRPAPALDNMSSQNQPVVIHVPALPQNVQSLRWSGGGSSSRTGSLSNSVVFGDRDAPPREEVNSRSMARHILDHPIFVPATELRNSARHPAGASNRNLTGGNASIPGNVASASRTGSSSSVHPASAPTWVPHHNSHPQFPRRLSEYVRRSLFSATGNESGSQGTNYLPLRSAPASSAEIGNSSGAGNQGHHHSHPRSASWMERHGDGGLGVPYSLRTLAGAGEGSNRLVSEQICNVLGLMRRGESLRFEDVMILDQSVLFGVADIHDRHRDMRLDVDNMSYEELLALEERIGNVSTGLSEETISFRLKHKKYIAVGSQAETEPCCVCQEEYNDGEDLGMLECGHDFHSDCIKQWLKHKNLCPICKTTALAT from the exons ATGCAAGGGCAGAGGGGTACTATTGGTTCCTTGCCTGAAATGCTAGATTTTGACCATGGAAGTACATCAAGTGATGCTATAGATCAGCAGATTTGCTGGAATAGCACACGGAATCCTGCAGAAAATCGGATGCCAGACTATGTTCAATCGCCCAGTGATATGAATGTCGGGTTTGTGAATTCTATGGGACATGAACGACAGCACTTGAGCAGATGGTGCTTAGGTGAACCTAGTTCTAGCAACTCACAGACTGAGGTAAGTCGTGATGAGCGGAAACCAGAACTTGGATGGTCTTCTTCAGTGGATCCTAGTGCTGAAGCTGCTTCAAGGTTAGAGGAGCGGCGTTATGAACCAACTAATAACCTTTCACTGGACAACAACGTGAATGCTATTTTTACACAAAGTTCCAGTTCTGATGCAATTCCACAGAATCTGAACTTGAATGCAGGTTTTGCGGGTCATGGTGGTGATAATAGTCAAGTCATGGAATGTCCGAATACATACAAGTATAATGTATCTGAAAATGAGCGAATTCGACCTCCTAGTAGTTCTGATCCTTTTATGCTTCCTTCTGGAAGTGCTGGATTTTTAGTTGGAGAGAATGATGGCAGACCAGGTTGTTCATTGGAGGGTCGTCGTGTATCTTGTAAAAGAAAGGCTATTGAGGGAAATATAGGACAGTCTTCTGTAAGTGGAAGTTGTAGTTACTTTCAGCATACAGAAAGTGGTGGAAGGCCTTCTATTCCTGCTCACTATAATGCAGGCGGCAGCCTAAGCATATCTGCCCCCTCAGAACAGGGGAATCCAAGACTTGGGGCAGGAGGGAGAGAGCTCACTTCTGACAGCCTTCCTGATTCAAATGCTGGAAGAAGTTCAGAAGGCTCTCATAGGAACTTCCGTGTGAGAATCAATCCTtcaaatcaacaaaattcTATAGCCTCTGCTAGGTTCTCAACAGGGAGGGCTGTTAGGCATTCTGGTGTCTCATCTTCCCAGCATTCACCAAGTCTTCTTCCAGTTGATCATAATATGGACCTGAGACCAGCACCAGCACTAGATAATATGAGTTCACAGAACCAGCCAGTTGTCATCCATGTTCCTGCTTTGCCACAAAATGTGCAATCATTAAGATGGAGTGGAGGAGGTTCTAGCTCAAGAACTGGCAGCTTATCCAATTCTGTGGTTTTTGGAGACAGGGATGCTCCACCGCGTGAAGAAGTGAACTCAAGAAGCATGGCAAGACACATTTTGGATCATCCTATTTTTGTACCAGCAACTGAATTGAGAAATTCCGCTCGGCATCCTGCCGGTGCATCCAATAGAAATTTAACCGGTGGAAATGCAAGTATTCCTGGAAATGTTGCTTCTGCATCCCGGACTGGCTCAAGTTCAAGTGTTCATCCAGCATCTGCACCTACGTGGGTTCCTCATCACAATTCGCATCCGCAATTTCCTCGAAGATTATCTGAATATGTTCGTCGATCATTGTTTTCTGCTACTGGTAATGAGTCTGGGAGCCAGGGCACCAATTATTTGCCATTGCGTTCGGCTCCTGCATCATCAGCAGAGATAGGTAATTCATCTGGTGCTGGTAACCAGGGTCATCATCATTCTCACCCAAGGTCAGCATCTTGGATGGAGAGACATGGTGATGGTGGACTTGGGGTTCCCTATTCGTTACGGACTTTGGCTGGTGCTGGCGAAGGAAGTAACAGGCTTGTCTCTGAG cAAATTTGCAATGTCTTGGGTCTCATGCGTAGGGGCGAGAGCTTGCGATTTGAG GATGTTATGATTCTTGACCAGTCAGTTCTTTTTGGGGTGGCTGATATTCACGACCGGCATAGGGATATGCGACTTGATGTTGATAATATGTCTTACGAG GAGTTATTGGCTCTGGAAGAGCGCATCGGAAATGTGAGCACGGGATTAAGTGAAGAAACCATATCATTTCGCTTGAAACATAAGAAGTATATTGCAGTAGGATCTCAGGCAGAGACAGAGCCATGTTGTGTATGTCAG GAGGAATATAATGATGGAGAAGATCTTGGAATGCTTGAATGTGGACATGATTTCCACAGCGACTGCATAAAACAATGGCTGAAGCACAAGAATTTGTGCCCCATCTGTAAAACTACAGCCCTCGCAACATGA